In one window of Pseudoliparis swirei isolate HS2019 ecotype Mariana Trench chromosome 15, NWPU_hadal_v1, whole genome shotgun sequence DNA:
- the f2rl1.1 gene encoding coagulation factor II (thrombin) receptor-like 1, tandem duplicate 1 isoform X2 gives MAARARALRLFLLLCFLHTCTSEKEDRGFPSTDTSGGVLVGSVAKQVLTSRLTTVFLPIVYIVVFAVGLPTNALAIWVFLFRTKKKHPSSIYMANLALTDLLFVIWVPLKISYHLNGNDWTYGEGLCKVMVAFFYGNMYCSILFITCISVQRYWAVVHPLSRPQRENAVAVGVCVAVWAAVWLVTVPLFLYDQEVRVVNLNIRTCHDVTRHSQRKMAAGYFLTMGTVGFVLPSVVCLVSCVLMLKALRSSMSDPAIAKKRRKAVVLIVTVLVMFLVCFTPSNVMLLVHYTLLLGNADNNLYGFYVSALCVASLNSCLDPFVYYFISEEFRDHVKNTFLCRSERTVERMRVSFSALKFSKKANAYAPDSGNTQSTEC, from the exons ATGGCTGCGAGGGCGCGAGCGCTTCGCCTGTTCCTGCTTCTGTGCTTCCTGCACACCTGCACGTCAGAGAAAG AAGACCGAGGCTTCCCCAGCACGGACACCTCCGGCGGGGTGTTGGTCGGCTCCGTGGCCAAGCAGGTCCTGACCAGCCGCCTCACCACCGTCTTCCTCCCCATCGTCTACATCGTGGTGTTCGCCGTGGGGCTGCCCACCAACGCCCTCGCCATCTGGGTGTTCCTCTTCCGGACCAAGAAGAAGCACCCGTCCTCCATCTACATGGCCAACCTGGCGCTGACCGACCTGCTCTTCGTCATCTGGGTCCCGCTGAAGATCTCGTACCACCTCAACGGCAACGACTGGACGTACGGCGAGGGGCTGTGCAAAGTGATGGTGGCCTTCTTCTACGGCAACATGTACTGCtccatcctcttcatcacctgcATCAGCGTGCAGCGCTACTGGGCCGTGGTGCACCCGCTGTCGCGCCCCCAGAGGGAGAACGCCGTGGCCGTGGGCGTCTGCGTGGCCGTGTGGGCGGCGGTCTGGCTCGTCACCGTGCCCCTCTTCCTGTACGACCAGGAAGTCCGCGTGGTCAACCTCAACATCCGCACGTGCCACGACGTCACCCGGCACAGCCAGCGGAAGATGGCGGCGGGCTACTTCCTCACCATGGGGACCGTGGGCTTCGTGCTGCCCAGCGTCGTGTGCCTCGTCTCCTGCGTGCTCATGCTCAAGGCGCTCCGCAGCAGCATGTCGGACCCCGCCATCGCCAAGAAGCGGCGGAAGGCGGTGGTGCTGATCGTCACCGTGCTGGTGATGTTCCTGGTGTGCTTCACGCCGAGCAACGTCATGCTGCTGGTGCACTACACGCTGCTGCTGGGCAACGCGGACAACAACCTGTACGGCTTCTACGTGTCGGCGCTGTGCGTGGCGAGCCTCAACAGCTGCCTGGACCCGTTCGTTTACTACTTCATCTCGGAGGAATTCCGGGATCACGTGAAGAACACGTTCCTCTGCAGGAGCGAGAGGACGGTGGAGAGGATGAGGGTCTCCTTCAGCGCCCTCAAGTTCTCCAAGAAGGCCAACGCGTACGCGCCCGACTCGGGGAACACGCAGAGCACCGAGTGCTGA
- the LOC130205260 gene encoding proteinase-activated receptor 1-like codes for MFSMCPKTLLLVLVCARAASAGGNNGSARGRTFTAFDRSATDEPIDLTGVFGDGDDYDVAADWNRSRPRNASFSVQMHISDEALQFLTGPVSTVLIPSFYALVCLFSVPINVCAVLAFARRIRPKKPAAIYMLNLASADLLFAALLPFKIAYHFSGNDWVFGPVMCRVVTAAFYWNMYCSVLLIASISVDRFLAVVYPMDSLAWRRPRNANMACAAAWILSFAGSVPLVLSDQTFHLKDLDITTCHDVQHADDLIRRYKLYFVALSVALFFVPLLVTAVSYARVVWSLSRVPRGFPGRSRRRSRAVVMALTVLVMFVLCFTPTNCLLLAHYLQFNEGVAGTREAPDGSYAAYLVFLCVGSLNCLLDPLVYYFGSSQCQRQLLSALGCKKAAEGRGSSQSASSSSRSISGTILKSSRAESSKIYTPAPKMDSFQGNLSSQYKKLLV; via the exons ATGTTTTCAATGTGTCCAAAAACGTTGCTATTGGTGCTGGTGTGCGCGCGCGCTGCCTCGGCTGGAGGCAATAACG GCAGCGCACGAGGGAGGACCTTCACCGCCTTCGACCGTTCGGCCACGGATGAACCGATCGATCTGACCGGCGTGTTTGGCGACGGAGACGACTATGACGTCGCCGCCGACTGGAACCGCTCCCGGCCGAGGAACGCCAGCTTCTCTGTGCAGATGCACATTTCCGACGAGGCGCTGCAGTTCTTGACGGGCCCCGTGTCCACCGTCCTCATCCCGTCCTTCTACGCGCTGGTCTGCCTCTTCAGCGTGCCCATCAACGTCTGCGCGGTCCTGGCCTTCGCTCGCAGGATCCGGCCCAAGAAGCCGGCGGCCATCTACATGCTGAACCTGGCGTCCGCCGACCTGCTCTTCGCCGCGCTGCTCCCCTTCAAGATCGCCTACCACTTCTCCGGCAACGACTGGGTGTTCGGCCCCGTCATGTGCCGCGTGGTCACCGCCGCCTTCTACTGGAACATGTACTGCTCCGTGCTCCTCATCGCCAGCATCAGCGTGGACCGCTTCCTCGCCGTGGTCTACCCCATGGACTCCCTGGCTTGGCGGAGGCCCCGGAACGCCAACATGGCCTGCGCCGCCGCCTGGATCTTATCCTTCGCCGGCTCGGTGCCCCTCGTCCTCTCCGACCAGACCTTCCACCTCAAAGACTTGGACATCACCACCTGCCACGATGTCCAGCACGCCGACGATCTGATCCGCCGCTACAAGTTGTACTTCGTGGCCCTCAGCGTCGCCCTCTTCTTCGTGCCCCTGCTGGTCACCGCCGTGTCCTACGCCCGGGTCGTCTGGTCGCTGAGCAGGGTGCCGCGCGGCTTCCCGGGACGCTCGCGCCGGAGGTCGAGAGCGGTGGTGATGGCGCTGACCGTGCTGGTGATGTTCGTGCTGTGTTTCACGCCCACCAACTGTCTGCTCCTGGCGCACTACCTGCAGTTCAACGAGGGAGTCGCGGGGACCCGGGAGGCCCCCGACGGCTCCTACGCCGCCTACCTGGTGTTCCTGTGCGTGGGGAGTCTCAACTGCCTCCTGGATCCCTTGGTCTACTACTTTGGGTCGTCCCAGTGCCAGAGGCAGCTGCTGAGCGCCCTCGGGTGCAAGAAGGCCGCAGAGGGAAGGGGCAGCAGCCAGTCGGCGTCGAGCTCCAGCCGATCCATTAGCGGAACAATTCTGAAGTCCAGCCGTGCAGAGAGCTCTAAAATATACACTCCGGCCCCCAAGATGGACTCTTTCCAAGGCAACCTCAGCAGCCAATACAAGAAGCTGCTGGTCTGA
- the s100z gene encoding protein S100-Z has translation MPSQLEGAMDALIAVFYNYSGSDGDNLKLNKGELKELLSIELTDFLQSQKDPMLVEKIMNDLDSNKDNEVDFNEFVVLVAALTVACNDLFQEQKKNK, from the exons ATGCCGAGCCAGCTCGAAGGTGCAATGGATGCGCTGATAGCGGTTTTCTACAACTACTCGGGCAGCGATGGAGACAATTTGAAGCTCAACAAGGGCGAGTTGAAGGAGCTGCTCAGCATCGAGCTCACCGACTTCCTACAG TCTCAGAAGGATCCGATGCTGGTGGAGAAGATCATGAACGACCTGGACTCGAACAAAGACAACGAGGTGGATTTCAATGAGTTCGTCGTGTTGGTGGCCGCCCTGACCGTCGCCTGCAACGACTTATTccaagagcagaagaagaacaagtag
- the f2rl1.1 gene encoding coagulation factor II (thrombin) receptor-like 1, tandem duplicate 1 isoform X1 → MAARARALRLFLLLCFLHTCTSEKAEDRGFPSTDTSGGVLVGSVAKQVLTSRLTTVFLPIVYIVVFAVGLPTNALAIWVFLFRTKKKHPSSIYMANLALTDLLFVIWVPLKISYHLNGNDWTYGEGLCKVMVAFFYGNMYCSILFITCISVQRYWAVVHPLSRPQRENAVAVGVCVAVWAAVWLVTVPLFLYDQEVRVVNLNIRTCHDVTRHSQRKMAAGYFLTMGTVGFVLPSVVCLVSCVLMLKALRSSMSDPAIAKKRRKAVVLIVTVLVMFLVCFTPSNVMLLVHYTLLLGNADNNLYGFYVSALCVASLNSCLDPFVYYFISEEFRDHVKNTFLCRSERTVERMRVSFSALKFSKKANAYAPDSGNTQSTEC, encoded by the exons ATGGCTGCGAGGGCGCGAGCGCTTCGCCTGTTCCTGCTTCTGTGCTTCCTGCACACCTGCACGTCAGAGAAAG CAGAAGACCGAGGCTTCCCCAGCACGGACACCTCCGGCGGGGTGTTGGTCGGCTCCGTGGCCAAGCAGGTCCTGACCAGCCGCCTCACCACCGTCTTCCTCCCCATCGTCTACATCGTGGTGTTCGCCGTGGGGCTGCCCACCAACGCCCTCGCCATCTGGGTGTTCCTCTTCCGGACCAAGAAGAAGCACCCGTCCTCCATCTACATGGCCAACCTGGCGCTGACCGACCTGCTCTTCGTCATCTGGGTCCCGCTGAAGATCTCGTACCACCTCAACGGCAACGACTGGACGTACGGCGAGGGGCTGTGCAAAGTGATGGTGGCCTTCTTCTACGGCAACATGTACTGCtccatcctcttcatcacctgcATCAGCGTGCAGCGCTACTGGGCCGTGGTGCACCCGCTGTCGCGCCCCCAGAGGGAGAACGCCGTGGCCGTGGGCGTCTGCGTGGCCGTGTGGGCGGCGGTCTGGCTCGTCACCGTGCCCCTCTTCCTGTACGACCAGGAAGTCCGCGTGGTCAACCTCAACATCCGCACGTGCCACGACGTCACCCGGCACAGCCAGCGGAAGATGGCGGCGGGCTACTTCCTCACCATGGGGACCGTGGGCTTCGTGCTGCCCAGCGTCGTGTGCCTCGTCTCCTGCGTGCTCATGCTCAAGGCGCTCCGCAGCAGCATGTCGGACCCCGCCATCGCCAAGAAGCGGCGGAAGGCGGTGGTGCTGATCGTCACCGTGCTGGTGATGTTCCTGGTGTGCTTCACGCCGAGCAACGTCATGCTGCTGGTGCACTACACGCTGCTGCTGGGCAACGCGGACAACAACCTGTACGGCTTCTACGTGTCGGCGCTGTGCGTGGCGAGCCTCAACAGCTGCCTGGACCCGTTCGTTTACTACTTCATCTCGGAGGAATTCCGGGATCACGTGAAGAACACGTTCCTCTGCAGGAGCGAGAGGACGGTGGAGAGGATGAGGGTCTCCTTCAGCGCCCTCAAGTTCTCCAAGAAGGCCAACGCGTACGCGCCCGACTCGGGGAACACGCAGAGCACCGAGTGCTGA
- the LOC130205413 gene encoding proteinase-activated receptor 2-like gives MMDLTLLSSLLLIFCCFSASNAAGRGRGFIAVIDPTNTNQVVVDKATSDALKSNLTTVFLPIVYIVVFAVGLPTNALAIWVFLFRTKKKHPSSIYMANLALADLLFVIWVPLKISYHFNGNDWTYGEPLCKVMVGFFYGNMYCSILFITCLSVQRYWVVAHPLSQQRKNNKVAVGVCVAIWAFVWLASTPLYLYEHTAAIKDPNVTTCHDVSVIRDALNPFPSVRLPYYYFVFMGLVVFLVPCVVIVVAYVLLLGALGNSMGDDTAAKNRRRAVVLIAVVLVTFLVCFVPSNVMLVVHYSLLKDGVADNGYGFYVATLCLASLNSCLDPLIYYFVSEDFRNHVKNTLRCRSSRTVERMRVSFSSMKYSKRSKSFVSDGGTTQSSSC, from the exons ATGATGGATTTAACTCTCTTATCGTCGCTGCTTTTGATTTTCTGCTGCTTTTCTGCCTCAAACGCCGCAG GTAGAGGGCGGGGGTTCATTGCGGTTATAGACCCTACAAACACCAACCAGGTTGTTGTGGACAAGGCGACGTCCGACGCGCTGAAGAGTAACCTCACCACCGTCTTCCTCCCCATCGTCTACATCGTGGTGTTCGCCGTGGGGCTGCCCACCAACGCCCTCGCCATCTGGGTGTTCCTCTTCCGGACCAAGAAGAAGCACCCGTCCTCCATCTACATGGCCAACCTGGCGCTGGCCGACCTGCTCTTCGTCATCTGGGTCCCGCTGAAGATCTCGTACCACTTCAACGGCAACGACTGGACGTACGGCGAGCCGCTGTGCAAAGTGATGGTGGGCTTCTTCTACGGCAACATGTACTGCtccatcctcttcatcacctgcCTCAGCGTGCAGCGCTACTGGGTGGTGGCTCACCCGCTGTCGCAGCAGCGGAAGAACAACAAGGTGGCCGTCGGCGTCTGCGTGGCCATCTGGGCGTTCGTGTGGCTCGCCAGCACGCCGCTGTACCTGTACGAGCACACGGCCGCCATCAAGGACCCCAACGTCACCACCTGCCACGACGTCAGCGTCATCCGGGACGCCCTGAACCCGTTCCCGTCCGTGCGCCTCCCGTACTACTACTTCGTCTTCATGGGTCTGGTGGTGTTCCTCGTGCCCTGCGTGGTCATCGTCGTGGCCTACGTCCTGCTGCTGGGCGCCCTGGGGAACAGCATGGGGGACGACACGGCGGCGAAGAACCGCCGGAGGGCCGTGGTGCTGATCGCCGTGGTGCTGGTGACGTTCCTCGTGTGCTTCGTCCCCAGCAACGTGATGCTGGTGGTGCACTACTCGCTGCTGAAGGACGGCGTGGCGGACAACGGCTACGGCTTCTACGTGGCCACGCTGTGCCTGGCGAGCCTCAACAGCTGCCTGGACCCGCTGATCTACTACTTTGTGTCCGAGGACTTCCGGAACCACGTGAAGAACACGCTGCGCTGCCGGAGCAGCCGCACCGTGGAGAGGATGAGGGTCTCCTTCAGCTCCATGAAGTACTCCAAGAGGAGCAAGTCGTTCGTGTCGGACGGCGGGACCACGCAGAGCAGCTCCTGTTGA